In Strongyloides ratti genome assembly S_ratti_ED321, scaffold srae_chrx_scaffold0000002, a single window of DNA contains:
- a CDS encoding Helicase, C-terminal domain and P-loop containing nucleoside triphosphate hydrolase domain-containing protein: MPADEKTKLLRLAMEHPEKFSEENNVILITPDSMIGENLRLILSSLYKKNLLKKVIIDEAHLIFDQGLGFRPNYLKIGSVSDEAVRRIIRISHFLPHTVIRGISYKQNIVITMKKKENLLDISDYSDSLIRLRILRKLCYENKLFRVVIIYSSTLSKEEKTQPREIYEKSNYSVFITTAENLVGVDLKTCSVLLHHGLPTNISTYFQDIERLNRSGDLAFSLVYSTSSAISSLKKILTVENFNISCRRSVSVSSFSECSTATSSA, encoded by the exons ATGCCAGCTGACGAGAAGACCAAATTATTACGTTTAGCAATGGAGCACCCAGAGAAGTTTAGCGAAGAGAACaatgtaatattaataactCCAGATAGCATGATAGGAGAAAATCTTCGTCTAATCCTTAGCAGTCTTTACAAGAAGAATTTGCTAAAGAAAGTGATTATAGATGAGGCTCACCTGATTTTCGATCAAGGTCTCGGTTTTAGACcgaattatttgaaaat cGGGAGTGTATCAGATGAGGCAGTAAGAAGAATCATAAGAATCTCGCATTTTCTTCCTCACACTGTTATTCGAGGTATATCATACAAgcaaaatattgttattaccATGAAAAAGAAGGAGAACCTATTGGATATCTCTGATTACTCCGATAGTTTAATAAGATTAAGAATATTGAGAAAACTATGTTAtgaaaataaactttttcgggtagtaataata TATAGCAGCACTCTatcaaaagaagaaaaaactCAGCCGCGAGAAATATATGAGAAAAGTAATTACTCTGTCTTTATTACGACTGCAGAAAATTTAGTTGGTGTAGATCTTAAAACATGCTCCGTTCTTCTCCATCACGGTCTCCCTACTAATATTTCAACATATTTCCAAGACATTGAACGCTTAAACCGCAGTGGTGACCTGGCCTTTTCTCTTGTGTACTCTACATCTTCTGCCATCTCCtcgttaaaaaaaattttaacagtGGAGAACTTCAATATATCCTGTCGAAGATCGGTATCAGTATCCAGCTTTTCTGAATGTAGCACAGCTACAAGTTCTGCCTAA
- a CDS encoding Transposase, ISXO2-like domain-containing protein: MAYLWLCKTPVTSIISQCRHSSATICAFLGYFRQLVADALETEECVIGSVEKTEERRVSAVPVEKRDSETLLDVIKKHVKLGSIIHTDFWRGYERIEKKLGFKHCTVNHSVSFKDPDTGIHTNTIERT, translated from the exons ATGGCTTATCTATGGTTGTGTAAGACTCCAGTAACCTCAATAATAAGTCAATGTAGACACAGTAGTGCTACTATTTGCGCATTTTTGGGCTATTTCCGCCAACTTGTGGCGGATGCTTTAGAAACCGAAGAATGTGTTATCG GCAGTGTAGAAAAGACGGAGGAAAGACGCGTTTCCGCCGTTCCTGTTGAAAAACGAGACAGTGAAACGCTTCTTGACGTCATTAAGAAGCACGTCAAACTTGGTTCCATCATCCACACTGATTTTTGGCGAGGTTACGAAAGAATTGAGAAAAAATTGGGATTCAAGCACTGTACGGTAAACCACAGTGTAAGTTTTAAGGATCCAGACACTGGTATTCATACAAATACCATAGAAAGAACGTGA